One window from the genome of Metabacillus flavus encodes:
- a CDS encoding YlbF family regulator → MVKWSVEVLSLVYATMESVQILEQADQISEMILKSDLAEAYRMRLEDLKKDQTAQEIVSRFVKVKDIYEDVQRFGKYHPDYRKISKDMREIKRELDLNEKVAAFRRAETELQTLLDEISIQLGSAVSEHVKVPTGNPFFDSLSSCGGGCGSGGGCGCKVS, encoded by the coding sequence GAGAGTGTGCAAATACTGGAGCAGGCTGATCAGATCAGTGAAATGATCCTGAAATCGGACCTTGCGGAAGCCTATCGCATGCGTCTGGAAGACCTGAAAAAAGATCAAACGGCACAAGAAATTGTCAGCAGGTTTGTAAAAGTGAAAGACATATATGAGGATGTCCAGCGATTTGGAAAATACCATCCTGACTATAGAAAGATCTCAAAAGATATGCGGGAGATCAAAAGAGAGCTTGATTTAAATGAGAAAGTAGCTGCGTTCAGACGGGCCGAGACAGAGCTTCAAACCCTTTTGGATGAAATCAGCATACAGCTGGGAAGTGCAGTTTCTGAGCATGTTAAAGTGCCTACTGGAAATCCGTTCTTCGACAGCCTGTCCTCATGCGGAGGAGGCTGCGGTTCCGGCGGAGGATGCGGCTGCAAAGTTTCCTGA
- a CDS encoding YlbG family protein, with amino-acid sequence MDGKRQGLIVWMHSLKQVKMLRRFGNVHYISRRLKYVVLYCDMEQNEALREKIASYSFVKHVEPSYKPFLKLEFEKKQDKAKEYDYKMGL; translated from the coding sequence ATGGATGGAAAAAGACAAGGTCTAATCGTATGGATGCACTCATTGAAGCAGGTTAAAATGCTTCGCCGTTTTGGAAACGTTCACTATATCTCCAGAAGGCTCAAATATGTTGTTCTATACTGTGATATGGAGCAAAACGAGGCGCTTAGAGAGAAAATCGCATCTTACTCTTTTGTGAAGCATGTTGAACCCTCTTACAAGCCATTTCTCAAGCTCGAGTTTGAGAAAAAACAGGATAAAGCAAAAGAATATGATTACAAAATGGGTTTATAA